Proteins found in one Megachile rotundata isolate GNS110a chromosome 14, iyMegRotu1, whole genome shotgun sequence genomic segment:
- the LOC100882499 gene encoding uncharacterized protein LOC100882499 isoform X1, with the protein MADKNKILPWPLLSYPTSLLNQVWYNQLAFNNRILESIKMPRTGFHIHDILQLDSKPSQEETEVQGSTTVLPSTNDVPSAYQQFFEHTTAMLQPAIYANLNRGTLPPPPPGLLGWPTAPTLPTTLPQPLEEVNVLQQPDSTSPTISDLSFPPKQENNHDCKEEESADFEDEQQANETQPHETEHKKRKRRVLFSKAQTFELERRFRQQRYLSAQEREHLASIIRLTPTQVKIWFQNHRYKTKRAATERVEAGGSGCSPRRVAVPLLIKDGKPCQSKLMEPTSYPAAGQVPMPPYMQKPYWW; encoded by the exons ATGGCGGACAAGAATAAGATACTGCCCTGGCCGCTGCTATCGTATCCTACCAGTCTTTTGAATCAAGTCTGGTACAACCAGCTTGCTTTCAATAATAG AATATTGGAGAGCATCAAGATGCCAAGGACAGGCTTCCACATCCATGACATACTGCAGTTGGACTCTAAGCCATCGCAGGAAGAGACTGAAGTTCAAG gtAGCACAACAGTTCTGCCAAGCACGAACGATGTACCGTCGGCGTACCAGCAGTTCTTCGAGCACACGACGGCCATGTTGCAACCGGCGATATATGCGAATTTAAACAGGGGCACGTTACCGCCACCACCACCTGGATTACTAGGGTGGCCCACTGCTCCGACGTTACCCACCACCTTGCCTCAACCCTTGGAAGAGGTGAATG TGCTCCAGCAGCCCGACTCGACCAGTCCAACCATCTCCGACCTATCATTCCCGCCAAAACAAGAGAACAACCACGACTGCAAGGAGGAGGAGTCCGCGGACTTCGAGGACGAACAACAAGCGAACGAGACCCAGCCCCACGAAACCGAGCACAAGAAGAGGAAGAGACGAGTGTTGTTCTCGAAGGCTCAGACTTTCGAGCTGGAACGACGTTTCCGTCAACAGAGATACCTGAGCGCGCAGGAGAGGGAACACCTGGCGTCGATCATTCGGCTGACGCCCACGCAGGTGAAGATCTGGTTCCAGAACCACAGGTACAAGACGAAGAGGGCCGCCACCGAGAGGGTAGAGGCTGGAGGAAGCGGATGTTCGCCGAGGAGAGTCGCGGTGCCGTTGCTGATCAAGGATGGGAAACCTTGTCAGTCGAAGCTGATGGAACCTACTTCTTATCCTGCGGCGGGACAAGTACCCATGCCGCCGTACATGCAGAAACCGTACTGGTGGTAA
- the LOC100882499 gene encoding uncharacterized protein LOC100882499 isoform X2 produces the protein MPRTGFHIHDILQLDSKPSQEETEVQGSTTVLPSTNDVPSAYQQFFEHTTAMLQPAIYANLNRGTLPPPPPGLLGWPTAPTLPTTLPQPLEEVNVLQQPDSTSPTISDLSFPPKQENNHDCKEEESADFEDEQQANETQPHETEHKKRKRRVLFSKAQTFELERRFRQQRYLSAQEREHLASIIRLTPTQVKIWFQNHRYKTKRAATERVEAGGSGCSPRRVAVPLLIKDGKPCQSKLMEPTSYPAAGQVPMPPYMQKPYWW, from the exons ATGCCAAGGACAGGCTTCCACATCCATGACATACTGCAGTTGGACTCTAAGCCATCGCAGGAAGAGACTGAAGTTCAAG gtAGCACAACAGTTCTGCCAAGCACGAACGATGTACCGTCGGCGTACCAGCAGTTCTTCGAGCACACGACGGCCATGTTGCAACCGGCGATATATGCGAATTTAAACAGGGGCACGTTACCGCCACCACCACCTGGATTACTAGGGTGGCCCACTGCTCCGACGTTACCCACCACCTTGCCTCAACCCTTGGAAGAGGTGAATG TGCTCCAGCAGCCCGACTCGACCAGTCCAACCATCTCCGACCTATCATTCCCGCCAAAACAAGAGAACAACCACGACTGCAAGGAGGAGGAGTCCGCGGACTTCGAGGACGAACAACAAGCGAACGAGACCCAGCCCCACGAAACCGAGCACAAGAAGAGGAAGAGACGAGTGTTGTTCTCGAAGGCTCAGACTTTCGAGCTGGAACGACGTTTCCGTCAACAGAGATACCTGAGCGCGCAGGAGAGGGAACACCTGGCGTCGATCATTCGGCTGACGCCCACGCAGGTGAAGATCTGGTTCCAGAACCACAGGTACAAGACGAAGAGGGCCGCCACCGAGAGGGTAGAGGCTGGAGGAAGCGGATGTTCGCCGAGGAGAGTCGCGGTGCCGTTGCTGATCAAGGATGGGAAACCTTGTCAGTCGAAGCTGATGGAACCTACTTCTTATCCTGCGGCGGGACAAGTACCCATGCCGCCGTACATGCAGAAACCGTACTGGTGGTAA